From Microbacterium sp. CGR2:
GCCGCGAGCGGTGAGGAGATGCGCGACGAGCGGGTCTGGCTCTTCGACAGTGACGGCCGTTGGCGTGCACTGCAGGTGAGTACGCAGACGATGGCGAGCGCCGTCGAGGGCCAGCACATCGCGCTGGTCGTCATCGACGATGTCACGGCATCGGTGGAGGGCGCCGAAGAGCGCCGCGCGCTCACCGCTGTCGTCTCGCATGAGCTGCGCAACCCGCTCACTGCCATCGTCGGCCACGTCGATCTGCTGCTCGAACGCAGCGATCTGCCCGAGCGGGTGGTGGCGCAGCTGGAGGTCATCGCGAACGCCGGCGAGCGGATGGAGGACTTGGTCGCGAGCACCCTGCACGGCTCGAGGCCTGCGCCGAACGAGCCCTTCGAGCCCGTCGATCTGCGGCAGGTCGTGGAAGCTTCCGCAGAGTCGTACGCTCCTCTCATCTCCGGCAGCCGGCACGAGCTGGAGGTGAACGGGGCGGAGTCCCTGGAGATCTACGGAGACGCGTTCCGGCTGCGGCAGGTGCTGGACAACCTGCTCAGCAACGCCGTCAAATACACGCCACCCGGCGGCCACATCACGGTGCGCTTGCACTCCGCATCCGACGGGCGCGCTGAGGTGAACGTGGTCGACACCGGAACAGGGATCGGGGAAGACGAGCTGCCGAGGGTGTTCGAGCCGTACTTCCGGACCGACGGAGCCGTGCTCGCCGGCGTCGCGGGCACAGGACTCGGGATGGGCATCGCGCGCGACATCGTGGCGGCGCACGAAGGCACCATCGAGGTCTCGAGCGAAGTGGGCGTCGGCACGGTCGTCACCCTCCGGTTCCCGCCGCATCGTGTGAAGGAGGTGCCGAGGTGATCCCCACGCATCTGGCGCCCGTCAGCGTCGACATCACGACGAGCATGGTAGCCGTCGTGACGATTCTGGCCGCCGTGGTCCTGGGGCTCGCGACGCTCGCGCGACCCACGCGGGCCACCATCACCTGGGGTTCCGCCTTCGGCTTGGGCGTGCTCGGCGCCTACCTCTGGCTTGCGGGGCACCAGGCGGACAGCGCGGGGCTGCGAGCCGCGGCATCCGGGATCCTGCTGGGCTTCGAGCCGTTGATCTGGCTCGGCCTTCGCATGCACCGGAACCGCAGTGTTCCCTGGGTGACCGTGATCGCGGTGGTGGTGCTGATGCCGGTCGTACTGGTGGCGAGCGCCGGAACCCCGTGGTATCTGCCCCTCTTTCACCTCACGTTTCTCGTGAGCGCGGTGTTCGGCGGGCTCGTCGCCTTCGAGTTGCTGCGCCGACAGTCCGGCGCCCGAGACATCCTGCTTCCGCTCGCTCTCGCTTCGTGCGGGTTCGTCGTGGTGGCGGTCGTGAGCGGGTTCTCGGCGATGCTGAGCGATGTCGCGACCACTGACGCGCAGCTGAGCGTGATGCGGGGGATCAATGCCGTGGGAACAGTGGTGGTCAGCACCGGTGCTGCATTCACCATCGTTCTGCTGGTCCGCGCGCAGGAGCCGGCAGCGAGCGGAGCCGAAGAGGAGGAGCGGCGCGCACGTCGCCGACTGGAGAGGGCGCGGGCCCAGAACGACCTGAGCTGGTCGGTCCTCGACATCCGACTGGATGACCCGTCGGATCTCCGGGAGGCGTCGACGGGGCCGACGTTCGCGATCATCGTCGAACGTTTTCACGACGCCATCCAGGAGGCTCTTCCTGCCGCCGCCGATGCGAACCGGATCGACGAGGCGCGGGCGATCGTCCTCATCCGCGGCAGCGAGGAGGCCGTTCATCACCACATCCGCGACATCCTGAACCGGGTGTCGATGATGGAACGGGATGCTCCGGTCAACGGGGTCCGATCCTCGGCGAGCATCGGCTGGGCGACGGTGTCGGCGGTGGGGTTCGACTACGACACTCTCGTCGCCGCGGCGGCGGAGGCCGTGGGAAGGGCGAGCGGAGCCGGCGGCGATCGCTGGAAGCGGGCGGCCGTCGAGGCTTCCGCTGCCCGAGAGTCCGCCGCCATCGAGCGGGAGCAGCCGCACCACCCGACTACCCTGGAGAGGTGATCCTCGCCGTCGACACCTCCCTGGGCACCGCCGTCGCCCTCATCGACGCCGACGGCACCCGCCGCGCCGAAGCCTCGACCGCTGACCCGCTCGGCCATGCGGAGGTCATCGGCGATCTCCTCGTCGATGTGCTGGCACAGGCCTCAGGCGACGACGTCACGCACGTGGTGGCGGGAATGGGGCCGGGACCGTTCACCGGGCTGCGCATCGGCATCGCGGCCGCCCGCACGTTCGCGCTTGCCCGCCGCATCCCGCTCATCCCCGTCCCCAGCCACTTCGGTGCGGCTCTCAGCGCCACGGGTGACGACGCCGACCTGTTCGCCATCGTCACCGACGCCCGCCGCCGAGAGGTCGCCATCACGGTGTTCGACGGGACGGATGCCGACGGCGTCCCCCGTGTCCGTGCCGACACGATCCTCGTGCGGGCGGTCGACGCGGACGTCCACCTGGCCGGCATGCGGCGCATCGACGTGGCGACCCTGTCCGCGGTCGACCTCGCCCGCGTGGGCGCGCGTGCGCTCGCCTCCGGCCGCACGCTCACCGGCGACGAGCCGCTCTACATGCGCAATCCCGACGTCACGCTTCCCGGCGCACCGAAGAAGGTCGGTTCATGACTCCTGCTCCGTTGCGCTGACGGCGCCCCTCGACGCGGCGACCGGTTACTGCGCGCGGGATTCGCGTCCGCGGGCGAGAGCCGCGGTGATCGCGCTCTCTGCCGCGGCATCGGTCTCGGCCGCTGCCGAGACGTTCTCCGCGACGACCGCGTCGATGATCTCGGTGCGCTGAATGCGCGTCTCGCGGGGAGCCTTCACGCCGATCCGGACGCTGTCGCCCTTGATGTCGAGCAGCGTGACCTCGATCTCGCCGTCGATGCGCACGCTCTCACCGATCCGCCTCGTCAACACCAGCATTCGTTCAGCCTACTGGTGCGCTGGGGACGGCACCCACCGCAGCCGGCGTCGAGGGAGCATCACGAACGACACCCACGGTCTCGATCGTCAGGGCGGCGGCGGTCGCCTCCGAATACGACAACACGGGGAGACCGTCGGTCTGCGCGGAGACGAGGCGCCGCACGGCGGGCCGCAGCGACGGCGCGCACACGAGCACGGGTTCGCCACCGTCTCGAACAGACGCCACGGCCTGTTTCACGGACTCGACGACGGACTCCATCCGCTGCGGGTCGAAGACGATCTGAGTGCCCTCGTCGCCGGCGCGCAGGCTCTCGAGCATCGCCTGTTCCAGGAGCGGGTTGATCATGACGACCCGCAAGGTGCCGGCATCCGCGAACCGAGCCGCGATGGCAGGGCCGAGTGCCGTCCGCGCCGACTCGATGAGTCCCTCCGGGTCGGTCGATGTCCGTGCGCGCAGCGCGAGCGCTTCGTAGATCCGGCTGAGATCGTTGATCGGCACGCGCTCGGCGAGGAGCCCCTGGAGAACGCGCTGGATCTCGGCGAGAGACAGGAGCGCCGGCGTGAGCTCCTCGACGGCGGCCGGGGACGCCTGCTTGAGGGAGTCGGTGAGCTGGCGGACGTCCTCGCGGCTGAGCAAGCGCGCCGCGTGAGCCTGGATCACGCTCGACAGGTGCGTGATGATCACGCTGGCGCGGTCGATCACGGTCGCACCCGAGAACTCGGCGCTGTGACGCATCTCCATCGGGATCCACTTGCCTTCCAGGCCGAACACCGGGTCGAGAGCGGCCGTGCCTGGCAGACCTTCCAGACCCTGCCCCAGAGCGAGCACGGAACCGACCGGTGCCGTACCTCGCCCGGTCTCGACCCCACCGATCCGGATGACGTAGGTCGCCTGCGGCAACTCGATGCTGTCGCGCGTCCGTACGGGAGGGGTGACGAGCCCCAGGTCGAGCGCGATCCGGCGGCGGAGCGCCTTCACCCGCGCGAGGAGGTCGTCGGGACCACCGGTCACGAGATCGACGATGTCCGGAGCGAGGAGGATCTCGAGCGGATGCACGCGCATCCGCTCCATCAGCTCCTCTGGCTGCTCGCCCGCGGCCGGCGGAGCTGCCTGCTGCGTCGCGGTCTCTTCGCGCTGCTGGGTGGCTTTGATGCGCTGCGCGACCAGCAGGAGGAGGGCGCCGATCACGAGGAACGGCAGCATCGGCATGTGCGGGATGAACGACATCACGATCGCAGCGCACCCGGCGATGATGAGGGCGTTGCGCGACTGGCCGAGTTGGGCGGATGCGGCCGTTCCCATTTCGGTCTCCGCGGTGGAGCGGGTCACGATCATGCCCGTGGAGACCGCCATCAGCAGCGCCGGGATCTGAGTGACCAGGCCGTCGCCGATGGTGAGCAGGCTGTAGGTGTTCACCGCCTCTTCGATGGCCATGCCGTGCTGCACGAGACCGATGGCGATTCCGCCTATGAGGTTGATGATGATGATCACGAGCCCGGCGATCGCGTCACCCTTGACGAACTTCGATGCTCCGTCCATGGCGCCGTAGAAGTCGGCCTCTGCGGCCACCTCCGCCCGGCGTTCGCGTGCCTCGGAGTCGGTGATGAGACCGGCGTTGAGGTCGGCATCGATCGCCATCTGCTTGCCGGGCATGGCATCCAGGGTGAATCGGGCGCCCACCTCCGCGACGCGCTCGGCGCCCTTGGTGACGACGACGAACTGGATGACGACGAGGATCAGGAAGACGACGGCACCGATGATGAGCGAGCCGCCCACGGCGATCGCACCGAACGCCTCGATGACCTGCCCCGCGTACGCCTCACCGAGGACGAGCCGCGTCGAGGCCACGTTCAGCCCGAGCCGGAACAGCGTCGCCACCAGGAGCAGCGAAGGGAAGACGGAGAAGTCCAAGGGCTTCTTCACGAACATCGACGTGAGCAGGATCACCAGGGCGAACATGATGTTCAGGATGATCAGCACATCGAGGAGGAACGGCGGGATCGGGACGACGAGGAGCATGATGATGCCCACCACCCCGATCGGCACCATCAGCTTGGTCGTGAGCTCTCTCATACGGTCCTCCGGTAGGGGAGCGAGTGGATCCCGCGCGCGGCTCCGCGCCGGCGCAGGGCGTCGACGAACACGAGGACACGTGCGACGGCGTTGTACAGGTCTTCGGGGATCTCCTGGCCCAGCTCGCAGGCGGCGTGCAGGGCACGGGCGAGGGCGACCTCTCGCACCATCGGGACGCCGGCCTCGGCCGCCCTCTCGCGGATGCGTTCGGCGATCACGCCGCTGCCTTTGGCCACCACTTTGGGTGCGGAGCGGCCGGCCTCGTAGCGAAGAGCCACGGCGATGTGGGTGGGGTTGACCAGGACCACGTCCGAGCCGCCCACCGCGGCGATCATGCGGTTGCGGCCGAGCGCGAGCTGGCGGGAGCGGCGCTGCTGGCGGATCAGCGGATCGCCCTCGGAGTTCTTGCTCTCGTCGCGCACCTCGCGCTTGGTCATGCGGGTGTGCTTGCGGTTGCGTTTCATGACGACGAAGAGATCGATGGCGGCGAGGGCGAGTCCGACGATGATCGCCGTCTGCAGCAGGGCGACCGTGCCCTCGGTCGCCGTGCCCAGCAGGCGGGTGATCGAGTGGGCACCGCTGGCCATGAGCACCGGCATGATGCCCGCGATGACCATCCAGAGAGCAGCGCCGATGGCGAGGGTCTTCAGCAGCGCCTTGGCACCCTCCCAGAGAGCCTGCATGCCGAACACGCGGCGGATGCCGGTGATCACGTTGAACTGCTCGTAGCGACCGGTGAACTTCCGGAAGTGCACTCCGCCCTGCACTGCGGCACCGATGATGGTCACGACCGCGACGGCTCCGAGCATCGTCGCGATCGTCGGCAGGACCGACGCGAGACCCCGCTCCAGCAGTTCGAGTGCGGCTGCGGGCGACGGCGCCTGGATGATGGCGGTCAGCGCGATGAGCTGTTCGATGCCGGCGGCTGCGCCGAGCGCGATCGCCGCGGGCATGGCGATCGCCGCGGCTCCGATACCCAGCCAGGCGGTCAGGTCCTGGCTGCGGGAGAGCTTGCCCTTCTCCTTCGCCTCGCGAAGGTGCTTCTCCGTCGCCTGTTCACTGCGCTCGCCGGTGTCGGTGCCGCTCACGGACCCACCCCCTGCATCATGCGCAGCGCCTGAGAGGCCAGCGCATCGACGATGCCGGGGAGCGCGGCATAGACGGCGCCGGCGAGCAGAAGCGTCAGCAGGATCTTCACCGGGAAGCCCATGGCGAAGGCGTTCAACGCGGGTGCGACACGCGTGATCAGGCCCAAGCCGACGTCGGCGAGGAACAGCACCAGTACCAGCGGACCGGCGATCTGCACCGCGGCCAGCATCATCTGCGAGACACCGTCGACGAGGAGCTCCGCCGGCCCCGCCACCGCGAAGACGCCGTTGACCGGGACCGCGTCGAAGCTGCGCGCGAGTCCGGCGAGGATGAGCTGATAGCCGCCGGACGCGAACAGCAGCGTCAGCGCGGTGAGGTGGAACAGCCGGGTGAACTGCGCACCGTTGACCAGCGAGTGCGGATCGAAGGCCTGCGCGAGTTGGAACCCGCCGAAGGTGTCGATCAGGCTGCCCGCGGCCTGGAGAGCGGCGAAGCAGAGGTACACGAGGAAGCCGAGCAGGGCGCCCGTCACCAGCTGCAGGACCAGCGCACCGAAGAAGGGGCCGGTGTCGAAGTTCTCGTATCCCGGCGCGACGGCGCTGCCCACGGCGAGGGAGAGCCCTATCGCGAGCGTCGCCTTCACCCGGGCGGGGATCGCACCGTAGGAGAACGGCGGTGCGATCATGATGAACGCGGTGATGCGCACTGCGGCGAGCATGGTCGCCTCGAGCCACGCGAAGTCGATGGGGATGTACATCCGCTCACCCGCTCAGCAGCGAGGGGATGCGCGCGAACATCTCGTTGGTGAAGGCGATGATCTCCGCGATCATCCAGTTGCCGGCGATGAGCAGGGCGATCCCGACGGCGACGATCTTCGGCACGAAGGACAGCGTCACCTCCTGCACCTGGGTGATCGACTGGAGCAGGGAGATCGCGAAACCGACGACCAGCGCGGTGATCAGCATCGGCGCGGCGAGCTTCGCCGCGATGAGCAGACCCTGGGCGCCGATGTCGAGGACGGCTTCGGGACTCATCCCACCCCTCCGTAACTCTCCAGCAGGGCGCGGATGATGAGTCCCCACCCGTCGACCAGGATGAACAGCAGGATCTTGAACGGCAGCGAGATCATGACCGGCGGGAGCATCATCATGCCCATCGACATCAGCGCTGCGGCCACGACCAGGTCGATCACCAGGAACGGCACGAAGATGACGAAGCCGATGATGAAGGCCGCCCGCAGCTCGGAGATCATGAACGCGGGGATGAGCGTGTAGAGGGGGACGCTCCCGGGGTCGGCCGGGTTCTCCTGGTCGGCCATCCGGGTCATCAGAGCGAGGTCTTCCTCCCGCGTGTACTTCAACATCCATTCCCGCAGCGGGTCCTGACCGACGTCCATCGCCTGGGTGAATGTGAAGGTGCCGTCGATGTACGGCTGCACGGCCACCGTGTTGATCTCGGTGAGCACCGGCCACATGATGAACATCGACAAGAAGAGCGACAGGCCCGCCAGCACCTGGTTCGGTGGGATGGTCGGCAGCGACAGGGCGTTCCGCGTCATCGCCAGGACGACGAAGATCTTGGTGAAAGACGACATCATGAGCAGGAGCGCCGGCGCCACCGACAGCAGAGTGATGCCCAGGAGGGTCAGGATCGAGCCTGACGGCGTGCCGTCGGCGCCGTTGATGTCGATGGTGACGCCCTCGCCCGGATCATCGGGCGTGACCTCGGCGAACGCCGCCGTGCCGGAGAGCAGCGTGAAGACGAGGGCGAGAGCGAAAGCACTGACGAGGATGAGCGCTCCGCGTCGCAGCCCGTGTCCGTCGGCGACGGCGCGGGTGGTGGTCATCGGGCGCGCCGGATGGCCTCGGCGGTCTGCCGCCAGGTTTCGGGGGAGAGGATGGAGCCGCGCAGCGGATCGTTGCGATGCCGGACTCGGAGCTTCGGCGACGAAGCGGTCGGCGCCGCGAGGTCGGTGTCCACGGGGCCCGTGTGCACGGCGCCGGCTTCGGCGAGGCCGGTCGCGGCGAGGATGCGATCGAACTCCTCGGCATCCGAGGATCTCGCGGCATTTTCGGCCAGTGGCTCATCCGTGGGCGCAGCCGGCGCGACCGGGAGGCGGTCGACGACGCTCACACCGTGCTCGGTGACTCCGAGAACGTAGCGGGCGTCATCCGTCTGCACCACGACCAGTTGTGCCTTCGCACCCAGTCCCTGCCGCCCGAGGACCGTGATCGTCTCGGCGTCACGACGACGCGCCGTCGTGCGCGCGAGGCGGCGCTGCAGAAACCACAGCAGTCCGAGGACAGCGGCGAGCGAGAGAGCGACCCGCAGCGCCAGGATCAGGTCGTCCAGGATCAGACCTCGACGTTCTCGAGAATGCGCGTGATCCGCACCGCGTAGTCCTGGTCGACGACGACGACCTCACCGTGAGCGATGATCCGTCCGTTGAGCTTGACGTCGGCCGGTGCGCCCGCCGAACGATCCAGCTCCACGATCCGCCCCGGCTCCAGGTCCAGAACGTCGCGGACGGCCATCCGCGTGCGACCGATCTCGACGGTGAGTTCCATCTCGACCCCCGCGATGCGGTGCAACCGGCGTGACGAGGTCGATACCGGTGCCGGGCTGCGCGTGACATTCACGGCCAGACGACCGATCGTGCGACCCGTGGGATCCTGAAGATCGAAGACCTGCGCCTGGGGGTCGGAGAACGCCGCGGAAGCGTCGCCGATCGCCGCCTCGCCCAGTGCACCCGAACCGAGCGCGCTCACCGACGCCTCGAGGGCGTCGCGCAGCCGGTCGGCGAGGGGAGCGCTTGCGAGGCCGTCGATCAGAGCCTCGGTGTCGAAGATCTGCACCGCGACCTGCGCGCTCGCTTCGCCGATGAACTGCACGACGACGGCTTCGCCTGTATCCCCGGACACCTGCGACGCTCGCGCGACGGTGGGCGCCGCGGTCGGCAACTGGGCCGCGAATGCGGCGGCGACGGCGGATTCGTAGGTGGTGGTGCTGGTCACGCGGACTCCTCGGCGGGGGCGGGATCGGGAACGATGGTGGTCACGACGCAGGCCAGCCGAGCTCCCGCACTGCCGACGGCAGCGGTCGCGAGGGTCTGGTCGCCGACGGCGAGGATCAGGGGTCGGTCGGCGGCGTGCGGGATCGAGACGATGTCGCCGACGGACAGCTCGAGCACTTCACGCGGAAGGACCGAGCGGGGTGCGAGGCGCAGCGTCACATCGACCGGTGCGACTTCGACCTGACGACGGACCATGCCGGGGGTGGCGGCGCGATCGGTCGGTGAGGCACGGACGGTGAAACCGGCGAGCACGGATGCCGGCAGCATGATGCTGGCGGGAACGGTGCGCCCGCCCACCCGCATCGAGAGCCGGGTGACGATCACGGGTTCACCGGATGCCGCCACCTGAGCGAATTGCGGGCTGTACTGGATTCCCGCGACCGTGGTCCCTCGGGGGAGCAGCCCGTCCAGTGCGCCGGCGAGATGGTCGAGCGCGTCGACGATCAGTGATTGCAGCAGCGCCTGTTCGATCGGCGTGAACGTGCGGTCCTCGGGCGCTCCGGAGGCCCGGCCCCCGACCATCTGGACGATCCAGGACGCGGCCGTGGCCGACGGGACCTGAACGATGAGGCGTTCCTCGGAGCCGGGCAGCGCGCAGACCACCATGGTGGTGGTCTGCGGCAGCGACTGCGCATATTCGCCGTAGGTCAGCATCCCCACGTGCTCGACGGCGATGGTGGCGCGCACGTGGATCTTCGCCGAGAGCTGCGCCGACCATTGCCGGGCGAATGTCTCGAACGCGAGCTCCAAGGCGCGGGCGTGCTCGCGCGAAAGGGTCGCCGACCTGCCGAAGTCGTACACCTCGACTTCGGCGGTGTTCGTCCCCGCCCGTGCGGGCGCCGCAGAGCGCACGCCGTCCTCGATCATCACGAACCCCACTATCGGGCGGTGATCGGCATGCGTTAGGCGGAAGCGGGAGTCAGGAGGACGGCTGCGCCGCTGCAGCAGCGGGGATGAGCGCTCGCACCTCCTCTTCCGCATCGGACAGGACCACGATGTCGACACGTCGGTTCTGGGCGAGCGCCTCGGAGCTCGCCCCTGCCGCCACCGGCCGGGTGTCCCCGAAGCCGACGGACTTGAGGTGCGCCGGCGGAAGCCCGGACGACTCGACGAGATGCCGGAGGACCTGTGTGGAACGACCGGAGGACAGCTCCCAGTTGGTCGGGAACGGGGCTACCGAGCCGCGGACATCCGCGTGTCCCTCGACGGAGATCTCGTTCGGAGCGCTGGCGAGAACAGAGCCGAGCGCATCGAGCACCTGGACGGCGGCCGAACTCAGCTCGGTGCTGTTCGTCGTGAAGAACGTCTCGGCGCTCACGAGCCCGATCGTGAGGCCGCGTTCGTCGATCGTGAAGGTGACGTCGGGCTCGAGTCCCCGCTGAGCCAGCGCCTGACGGAGACGCTCCCGCAGAGTCGAGAGCTCGTCGAACTCGACCTGAGCGGCAGCGGCGTCGACATCGGCGAAGTCCTCGCCTTCCTCGTCCACGAGCTCGGGGGGTACGACGACACCCTCCGCGGTGTCCGCGAGCTTGGACGGGTCCTGACCGAAGCCGGTCGCGAGGGAGGCGCTCAGCTGTTCGAATTTCTCCTGATCCACCGTCGACATCGCGAACAGCACGATGAACATGCACATCAAGACGGTCACCATGTCGAGGTAGGAGGCCATCCATCGTTCGTCGGGCCCGCTGTGCTCCTCCTGCGGGACCCGTCGCCGGGCCCGGACGCTCACGGCACCGGCTCCGGCTCCTCGGATGCGGCGGCCTTGTCCCGACGTCCCGAACGGGCCGGCGGACGCTCGGCCACCAGCGCCCGCAGGCGCTCGCGGACGAACTGCGGCGGCGCTCCGGCCTGCACGGCGAGCATGCCCTCCATGAGGACGGTCATGCGCTCGAGTTCGAGTTCTCCCAGGCGCTGCAGCCGACCGCCGATGGGCAGCCAGATGAAGTTGGCCGAGAGGAGCCCCCACAGCGTGGCGACGAAGGCGGCGGCGATCATCGGGCCCAGCGTGTCGGGCTTGTCCAGCTTCTCCAGCACGTGGGTGAGCGAGACGACCGTGCCGATGATGCCGACGGTCGGGGCGAATCCCCCGAGCGTCATGTAGAAGCGCGACGCGGTGCGGTTGCGCGCCGCCGTCGAGGTCAGCTCGTCTTCCAGGAGAGTCCGCAGTTCTTCGGCATCCGTGCCGTCGGCGATGCTCTGAAGCGCCTGACGCAAGAAGGGGTCCTTCTCGTCGGCGAGGCCCTGCTCGAGCGCCAGCAGACCCTCGCTCCGGGCTTTCTCGGCGTAGCCGACGACCGTGTCGATCATGCTGTGCGCGCTGCGGCGCTCGCCGCGGAACGCCCGGGGGAGAGCCTTGACGGCATGCAGGGCGTCGCGGAGCGTTCCGCTCGCGAGGCCGACCGCGATCGTCGCGCCGAACACGAGCACCATCGGTG
This genomic window contains:
- a CDS encoding motility protein A produces the protein MDPSLILGLVLAFGALVAMINLEGATVGSLLLPAPMVLVFGATIAVGLASGTLRDALHAVKALPRAFRGERRSAHSMIDTVVGYAEKARSEGLLALEQGLADEKDPFLRQALQSIADGTDAEELRTLLEDELTSTAARNRTASRFYMTLGGFAPTVGIIGTVVSLTHVLEKLDKPDTLGPMIAAAFVATLWGLLSANFIWLPIGGRLQRLGELELERMTVLMEGMLAVQAGAPPQFVRERLRALVAERPPARSGRRDKAAASEEPEPVP
- a CDS encoding flagellar motor protein MotB; this translates as MSVRARRRVPQEEHSGPDERWMASYLDMVTVLMCMFIVLFAMSTVDQEKFEQLSASLATGFGQDPSKLADTAEGVVVPPELVDEEGEDFADVDAAAAQVEFDELSTLRERLRQALAQRGLEPDVTFTIDERGLTIGLVSAETFFTTNSTELSSAAVQVLDALGSVLASAPNEISVEGHADVRGSVAPFPTNWELSSGRSTQVLRHLVESSGLPPAHLKSVGFGDTRPVAAGASSEALAQNRRVDIVVLSDAEEEVRALIPAAAAAQPSS